In the genome of Gemmatimonadota bacterium, one region contains:
- a CDS encoding dihydrolipoamide acetyltransferase family protein, with the protein MATKVVMEALSPTMEEGRLVEWKKNEGDPVAVGDVLAEVETDKAVMELVARGAGVLLKQVAAAGTTIPVAQVVAWIGTAGEAIPGGDAAPAAAAAAPTAAPATPAAPAAPAPTPPAEAPTPNAASAAVGRVKASPLAKRIAADKGVDIATIAGSGPEGRVIARDLEGVSAGAPARMRGEGGVSVSSFNDVPLSQMRKAIAKRLVQSIGPIPTFYLTAEVDMERANDARVALLALDEKGKFSFNDLIIRAAAAALRQHPNVNAWWMEDSIRQWQDVHIGVAVAIDDGLITPIIRNADQKGLRAISAEVRELAGRAREKKLKPEEYTGATFSISNLGMFGIDEFTAIINPPESAILAVGRIEQKPVVHDGQIVARRRMRITLSCDHRVIDGASGAAFLKTLVGMLENPLAMIW; encoded by the coding sequence ATGGCGACCAAGGTGGTGATGGAAGCGCTCTCGCCGACGATGGAAGAAGGCCGCCTCGTCGAGTGGAAGAAGAACGAAGGTGACCCGGTCGCCGTGGGCGATGTCCTCGCCGAAGTCGAGACTGACAAGGCGGTGATGGAGCTCGTCGCGCGCGGCGCAGGCGTGCTGCTCAAGCAGGTCGCGGCAGCGGGCACCACGATTCCTGTCGCGCAGGTGGTCGCGTGGATCGGCACCGCTGGCGAGGCGATACCGGGTGGCGATGCCGCTCCGGCAGCTGCAGCCGCCGCTCCAACCGCCGCGCCGGCAACGCCGGCCGCACCCGCAGCGCCAGCCCCTACTCCGCCTGCCGAAGCCCCGACGCCCAACGCGGCTTCAGCCGCCGTCGGGCGCGTGAAGGCCTCCCCCCTCGCGAAGCGTATCGCCGCCGACAAGGGCGTCGACATCGCGACCATCGCGGGTTCGGGTCCCGAGGGTCGCGTCATCGCGCGCGACCTCGAGGGGGTCAGCGCTGGTGCACCGGCGCGGATGCGTGGCGAGGGTGGCGTCTCGGTCTCGTCCTTCAACGACGTGCCACTGTCGCAGATGCGGAAGGCGATCGCGAAGCGGCTGGTGCAGTCGATCGGCCCGATCCCGACCTTCTATCTCACGGCCGAAGTCGATATGGAGCGCGCGAACGATGCGCGCGTAGCCCTGCTCGCGCTCGATGAGAAGGGGAAGTTCTCCTTCAACGACCTGATCATCCGGGCCGCCGCCGCCGCACTGCGGCAGCATCCCAACGTCAACGCCTGGTGGATGGAAGATTCGATCCGGCAGTGGCAGGATGTGCATATCGGCGTGGCCGTGGCCATCGACGACGGCCTGATCACGCCGATCATCCGCAATGCCGATCAGAAGGGACTGCGCGCGATCTCGGCCGAAGTCCGCGAACTCGCTGGCCGTGCGCGCGAGAAGAAGCTCAAACCCGAGGAATACACCGGCGCGACCTTCTCGATCTCGAACCTCGGCATGTTCGGCATCGACGAATTCACGGCGATCATCAACCCGCCCGAATCGGCCATTCTCGCCGTCGGCCGGATCGAACAGAAGCCGGTCGTCCACGACGGCCAGATCGTGGCGCGTCGCCGGATGCGGATCACGCTCTCCTGTGATCACCGGGTGATCGATGGTGCCAGCGGCGCCGCGTTCCTGAAGACGCTGGTGGGGATGCTGGAGAACCCGTTGGCGATGATCTGGTAG
- the lpdA gene encoding dihydrolipoyl dehydrogenase, with product MANSSFDVVIVGGGPAGYPAAIRASQLGLSAVVIEKDKLGGVCVNIGCIPTKALLHSASTANLIRKDGKELGIEVGEVKVDYGVAMKRSRKVADQNSKGAEFLMKKNKVTVIKGTGTLTSATTVKVGEDIITAKKAIVLATGSRTKGIPQVGLAVNGTTVITSDEALFLEKAPKSLAIVGAGAVGSEFADIFNAFGSEVTLIEALPRILPIEDAECSDVIAKSFKKRGINVLAGVKVVKADVKADGVTITVEVGGKTETITAEKVLMAAGRAVNTEGIGLEQVGVKLTDRGFIQVNPATLETTVKGVYSIGDVAGPPMLAHKGTREGIHVAEVIAGHKPKAIDYTNVPSVTYCHPEVASVGLTEEQAKAAGMDIQVGRFPFSANGRARATNETDGFVKIIRGKKYGEIVGAHIVSGHASEMIGELVMARTNEYTVEEVDLAIHAHPTLSEAIAEAALDSMGRAVHI from the coding sequence GTGGCAAATAGTTCGTTCGACGTCGTCATCGTTGGTGGCGGGCCGGCCGGGTATCCGGCGGCGATTCGCGCCTCGCAACTCGGCCTCAGCGCCGTCGTGATCGAGAAAGACAAGCTCGGTGGCGTCTGCGTCAACATCGGCTGCATCCCGACCAAGGCGCTGCTGCACAGCGCGTCGACCGCCAACCTGATCCGCAAGGACGGCAAGGAGCTCGGCATCGAGGTGGGCGAGGTCAAGGTCGACTATGGCGTCGCGATGAAGCGCTCGCGCAAGGTCGCCGACCAGAACTCGAAGGGCGCCGAGTTCCTGATGAAGAAGAACAAGGTCACCGTCATCAAGGGCACCGGCACGCTCACGTCGGCCACTACCGTGAAGGTCGGCGAGGATATCATCACCGCGAAGAAGGCGATCGTGCTCGCGACCGGCTCGCGCACCAAGGGGATTCCGCAGGTCGGCCTCGCGGTCAACGGTACCACGGTGATCACCTCGGACGAGGCCCTCTTCCTCGAAAAGGCGCCGAAGAGTCTCGCCATCGTGGGCGCTGGAGCTGTCGGGTCGGAATTCGCCGACATCTTCAACGCGTTCGGGAGCGAGGTCACCCTCATCGAGGCGTTGCCGCGCATCCTGCCGATCGAAGATGCCGAGTGCTCCGACGTGATCGCGAAGTCGTTCAAGAAGCGCGGCATCAACGTCCTGGCCGGCGTGAAGGTCGTGAAGGCCGACGTGAAGGCCGACGGCGTCACCATCACTGTCGAGGTCGGTGGCAAGACCGAAACGATCACGGCCGAGAAGGTGCTGATGGCGGCGGGTCGCGCGGTGAACACCGAGGGGATCGGCCTCGAACAGGTCGGCGTGAAGCTGACCGATCGCGGCTTCATCCAGGTCAACCCGGCGACGCTCGAGACCACCGTGAAGGGCGTCTACTCGATCGGCGATGTCGCTGGCCCGCCGATGCTGGCCCACAAGGGGACGCGCGAAGGAATCCACGTTGCCGAAGTGATCGCCGGACACAAGCCGAAGGCGATCGACTACACCAACGTGCCGAGCGTGACCTACTGCCACCCGGAAGTCGCGTCGGTCGGACTTACGGAGGAACAGGCGAAGGCGGCCGGGATGGATATCCAGGTCGGACGCTTCCCCTTCTCCGCCAACGGCCGGGCGCGTGCCACCAACGAGACCGATGGCTTCGTCAAGATCATTCGCGGCAAGAAGTACGGCGAGATCGTCGGCGCGCATATCGTCAGCGGTCACGCGTCGGAGATGATCGGCGAGCTGGTAATGGCCCGCACCAATGAGTACACGGTGGAAGAGGTCGATCTCGCTATTCACGCCCATCCGACCCTCTCCGAAGCGATCGCCGAGGCGGCGCTCGACTCGATGGGCCGCGCGGTGCATATCTAG
- the lipB gene encoding lipoyl(octanoyl) transferase LipB gives MLPPLEVIDLGRRSYQDVLDQQRALRLARIDGSLPHDVLLLVEHAPPVYTLGRGTKATSLPIPVELLRQQGAEVVEIERGGDVTWHGPGQLVGYPILHLSRHREDLHWYLRTLEQALIDALGSLGIAGGRVEGKTGVWTAGGKIASLGIHVKQWVTLHGFALNVHPDLRWFDQIVPCGLDGVTMTSVVRELNTSRSNASVWAETRAATVAAFGVAFSLAPVNG, from the coding sequence ATGCTGCCGCCGCTCGAGGTCATCGACCTCGGTCGCCGCTCCTACCAGGATGTGCTCGACCAGCAGCGCGCCCTTCGTCTCGCGCGCATTGATGGTTCGCTCCCTCACGACGTCCTGCTCCTCGTCGAACACGCGCCACCGGTCTACACGCTTGGCCGCGGCACCAAGGCGACGTCGTTGCCGATCCCGGTCGAACTCCTGCGGCAACAGGGCGCCGAGGTGGTCGAGATCGAACGCGGCGGCGACGTGACCTGGCACGGCCCGGGGCAGCTCGTCGGCTACCCGATCCTGCACCTCTCCCGGCACCGTGAGGACCTGCACTGGTACCTGCGCACCCTCGAGCAGGCCCTCATCGACGCACTAGGCAGCCTCGGCATCGCGGGCGGCCGGGTGGAGGGGAAGACCGGGGTCTGGACAGCTGGCGGTAAGATTGCGTCGCTGGGAATCCATGTGAAACAGTGGGTCACCCTGCACGGCTTCGCGCTGAACGTCCACCCCGATCTTCGGTGGTTCGATCAGATCGTTCCCTGCGGGCTCGACGGGGTCACAATGACCTCCGTAGTGCGCGAGCTCAACACCAGTCGCAGCAATGCCTCCGTGTGGGCCGAGACGCGAGCCGCAACCGTGGCGGCCTTCGGCGTAGCCTTTTCGCTGGCGCCGGTAAATGGCTGA